One region of Cobetia sp. cqz5-12 genomic DNA includes:
- a CDS encoding sigma-54-dependent transcriptional regulator: MSDVTNTDMQVLVVDDEPHLRDSLSQSLMLADYRTRPLASAEQALAILRAEAPFEGVVITDIRMPGMDGLSLLHAAHAVDDELPVIVMTGHGDIDTAVAAMQAGAWDFIEKPFDRERMLDGVRRAVAARRLALENRSLREQLDTQRNSAGPRLVGSSDIMQRLDAQVSRLAAVDADTLLYGETGAGKDRVARCLHERSARASKPFVALNCGGMPETLIESELFGHEKGAFTGASERRIGKLEHADGGTLFLDEIESMPMSLQIKLLRVLQERSIERLGSNTPRPIDIRVIAATKRDLREAASAGEFREDLYYRLNVVTLFLPPLREHAEDILQLFRHFAILASERTSLEVPPLDATTLQALLAHDWPGNVRELRNCAERHVLLGGLEGNIGDSMAEGRPLTAGTSGPAVNCTGASGVADREDITTGMGGRDASGASRESGELGELEHDVKAATQAQSLPQRMEAFEAALIREALAASKGQVVMACERLGLPRKTLYDKLKKHGLSAEPYRR; encoded by the coding sequence ATGAGCGACGTCACGAATACCGACATGCAGGTGCTGGTGGTGGATGACGAACCGCATCTGCGCGACAGCCTGAGCCAAAGCCTGATGCTGGCCGATTACCGCACTCGCCCGCTGGCCAGTGCCGAGCAGGCACTGGCGATCCTGCGCGCCGAAGCGCCCTTCGAGGGTGTGGTGATCACGGACATTCGCATGCCGGGCATGGATGGCCTGAGCCTGCTGCACGCGGCGCATGCCGTGGATGACGAGCTGCCGGTGATCGTGATGACCGGGCATGGCGACATCGATACCGCCGTCGCGGCCATGCAGGCCGGCGCCTGGGATTTCATCGAGAAACCCTTCGATCGCGAGCGCATGCTCGATGGCGTGCGGCGTGCAGTGGCCGCCCGCCGGCTGGCGCTGGAGAACCGCTCGCTGCGCGAACAGCTGGATACCCAGCGCAACAGCGCCGGCCCCAGACTGGTGGGCAGCAGTGACATCATGCAGCGCCTGGATGCCCAGGTATCACGCCTGGCGGCGGTCGATGCCGATACCCTGCTGTATGGCGAGACCGGTGCCGGCAAGGACCGTGTCGCCCGCTGTCTGCACGAGCGCAGCGCCCGCGCCAGCAAGCCCTTCGTGGCGCTCAACTGTGGCGGCATGCCGGAGACGTTGATCGAGTCGGAACTGTTCGGCCATGAGAAAGGTGCCTTCACCGGTGCCAGCGAGCGCCGCATCGGCAAGCTGGAACACGCCGATGGCGGCACCCTGTTTCTCGATGAGATCGAATCGATGCCGATGTCGTTGCAGATCAAGCTGTTGCGGGTGCTGCAGGAGCGCAGCATCGAGCGACTCGGCAGCAATACACCACGCCCCATCGATATCCGCGTCATCGCCGCCACCAAACGGGATCTGCGCGAAGCGGCCAGCGCCGGCGAGTTTCGCGAGGACCTCTACTACCGCCTGAACGTGGTCACGTTATTCCTGCCGCCACTGCGCGAGCATGCCGAGGATATTCTTCAGCTGTTCCGGCACTTCGCGATTCTGGCCAGTGAACGCACCAGTCTGGAAGTCCCGCCGCTGGATGCCACCACCCTGCAGGCACTGCTGGCGCATGACTGGCCGGGCAACGTGCGTGAACTGAGAAACTGTGCGGAACGCCATGTGCTGCTGGGCGGGCTGGAGGGCAACATCGGCGACAGCATGGCGGAAGGGCGACCGCTCACCGCGGGCACGAGTGGCCCGGCCGTGAACTGCACGGGAGCATCAGGAGTGGCGGACAGAGAGGACATCACCACCGGCATGGGCGGGCGGGATGCGTCAGGAGCATCGAGGGAATCAGGCGAGCTGGGGGAACTGGAGCACGACGTGAAGGCAGCCACGCAGGCGCAATCGCTGCCGCAGCGCATGGAGGCCTTCGAGGCCGCGCTGATTCGCGAAGCCCTGGCGGCCAGCAAAGGTCAGGTGGTGATGGCCTGCGAACGGCTGGGGCTGCCGCGCAAGACGCTCTACGACAAGCTCAAGAAGCACGGCCTCAGCGCCGAGCCCTATCGTCGTTGA
- a CDS encoding metal-dependent hydrolase yields the protein MANFRTHITVAAFAGGIVAAAGWQGGLWSLAEGVPLASLTTFGGILPDIDSDNSRAIRILFTLFAVLATMACVLLLQDRLLAGPLMMAGGATYLGVRYVASAIFKRFTVHRGIWHSLLASLLCSLGVTAASLHVLGQSEEQAWWQGAALLFGAMIHLLLDEMYSVDMVGARLKRSFGTAFKLFDYREPGNSLAMVAVIAAMTPWLPPLSVLVDIMHLQGPLSVFGAGLSRLMAGA from the coding sequence ATGGCCAATTTTCGTACCCATATCACCGTAGCGGCCTTTGCTGGCGGCATCGTCGCGGCGGCGGGCTGGCAGGGCGGCCTGTGGTCGCTGGCGGAGGGAGTTCCGCTGGCAAGCCTGACCACCTTCGGCGGTATCCTGCCGGATATCGACTCCGACAACTCGCGTGCCATCCGTATCCTGTTCACGCTGTTTGCGGTATTGGCGACCATGGCCTGCGTGCTGCTGCTGCAGGACCGCCTGCTGGCGGGGCCGTTGATGATGGCGGGTGGCGCCACCTATCTGGGCGTGCGCTATGTGGCCAGCGCCATCTTCAAGCGCTTCACCGTCCATCGCGGTATCTGGCACTCGCTGCTTGCGTCACTGCTGTGCTCGCTGGGCGTGACGGCCGCCAGCCTGCATGTGCTGGGTCAGAGTGAAGAGCAGGCCTGGTGGCAGGGCGCGGCCCTGTTGTTCGGTGCCATGATTCACCTGCTGCTTGACGAGATGTACAGCGTCGACATGGTCGGGGCACGCCTGAAGCGCAGCTTCGGCACCGCCTTCAAGCTGTTCGATTATCGTGAGCCGGGCAACTCGCTGGCGATGGTGGCGGTGATCGCCGCCATGACCCCCTGGCTGCCGCCATTGTCAGTGCTGGTGGACATCATGCATCTGCAGGGGCCGCTGTCCGTGTTCGGTGCAGGCCTGTCACGGCTGATGGCCGGCGCCTGA
- a CDS encoding gamma carbonic anhydrase family protein — protein sequence MSIRSFKGLTPRLGERVFIDPASVVLGDVALGDDSSVWPLAVIRGDMHRIRIGARTSVQDGAVLHITHASDFNPGGYPLEIGDDVTIGHKAVLHGCTIHDRVLVGMGAIVMDGVVVEDEVIIAAGALVPPGKRLEGGHVYAGNPAKALRPIKDSEREFFTYSAVNYVKLKDQHLAEDYVD from the coding sequence ATGAGCATTAGATCCTTCAAGGGCCTGACGCCGCGACTGGGCGAGCGGGTTTTCATCGATCCGGCCAGTGTGGTGCTGGGTGATGTCGCCCTCGGGGATGACAGCTCGGTATGGCCGCTGGCGGTGATACGCGGCGACATGCACCGTATCCGCATCGGCGCGCGCACCAGCGTGCAGGATGGCGCGGTACTGCATATCACCCACGCCAGTGACTTCAATCCGGGCGGTTATCCGCTGGAAATCGGCGATGATGTCACCATCGGTCACAAGGCCGTGTTGCATGGCTGCACCATCCACGACCGCGTGCTGGTCGGCATGGGCGCCATCGTGATGGACGGCGTGGTGGTGGAAGATGAAGTCATCATCGCGGCGGGTGCGCTGGTGCCGCCGGGCAAGCGTCTCGAGGGCGGGCATGTGTATGCCGGCAACCCGGCCAAGGCACTGCGCCCCATCAAGGATAGTGAGCGTGAGTTCTTTACCTATTCGGCGGTGAACTACGTCAAGCTGAAGGATCAGCATCTGGCCGAAGACTACGTCGACTGA